The sequence aaacataagttgtgtatttgtataatttttggtGGTGTCGTTGAAGAACACAACAATTTTTATATGTAGTATACATACTAGCGTTTGTCAAATTTTTCCTATTTAACCTTATGGCTTGGTAAAATTAATATGGATTATTAGGCTCGAAAATAATTATTTACATATAGCTTTCCATCTTATCGAGATATTTTCTATTTCGtcatatcatttttcttttccgtTTTAATATTCGTGCAGTTGATAAGAGAATTCAACAACGTAGAATGATCTAACGAATTACATTTTGATCTTAATTGATACGATCAACcacaaaacatatttttttaaaaaataattatgaggCTAAGTGACTCTCAGAACATTGCTGTAGCCTGTATCATGTTAAGAATAGTGACATAAATAGACTATTAATACATTTAACAACCTTTTACATTAAAATACATGGGCCTTTATGTTTTACCAAGAACTATTGGACTGGGCCTTACTAGTTGGGCCTTACTCAAAGCCCGTGTGACTTGGGCTCTACCATTGTCAAACAGCAGCAACATCTAGTTAGTTTCTCAACTAGTACGGGCCTACTGCTCCGTATAGAGTCAGGATTCAGGGATTTGTCTTTCGTTCGAATTCGTGGCGGAAAATTTTACATCTCAAAACTCGAAatcaaaatttttcattaaaatttaaaacatacttaattttcaacagatgtaaATCTCCTCTATTTACAAAAAGTACTTGTGTTTCAACAGATGTAAATCTCCTctctttaatttatttgtcttaatttGATTGACTACATTCATAAGAAAGTAGagaaatttttgaatcttgtgattttaaactaaaaatatacaaTGTATTAAAATGTTTTTTAATTACGTgatcttaaatatgtcatgtgaatATTGAAATAAAGAGTTGTAAAAACtaagaaagtaattttttttttaagcaaACAAAAAAGGAAAGTAACACATACTTATTAAGTATGTTAGAAATAGTAATTCAACTTTACTTGTTTAGttctaaaaatcaagaaataatttaTAACATTGCAtctattttactttgatattaaaTAGTATTTATTTACCAATTTTTATATAACTTATATTTTATAGGAGTGATATTGTAAAATTCTCTCCTATGAATGAGAAAAGATGAGAGGAGGggtttaacaaattaaaaataaaaataaaaaatgaagcaaCAAATAAGTTTTGGTAAAAATTGATACTTTGGTAGACATAAATACCCCCATCTCACTATCTTATTCACAAAAATGCCCTTCACCCCCAGAAACAAGGCAATGCCACCAAAAACTCAGTTCAGGTCCTTCATCTTTCAGCTGAGAAAAACCACAAAGatcatatttttatcataataatCTTCAATTAAATCAATGCTACAATGAATACCCTTATCACTAAAAGATTCAATATTCAGATTTTCCCTCAATTTTCACCTCAAAATTTTCTCTTTCACTTTCCACCACTTTCCAAGAAAACCCCACATCACATTCATCCATTTCCAAGAAAATCTCCCTTTACTTCCAAGACACTAACTTTATGCTCTGTTACAGCTTATGAGTCATTATCTTGTGGTGGTTGGGATGACCCAAGTTTCATTGGTGATCCAATTAACCCTGGTGAGTCCAATCAGCTTAGCAGTTTTCTTAATAAACTAGGAATTAATGATAAAAAGTTTGTTTTTGTGTACCTATTGGGGTTTGTTTGTGCTTTGGCTATTTCAAGGGTGAAAGTTTCCTCAATTATAGCAATTCCAGGTTGTGTTATTGTTTTTGCAGTTGGGTTTTTTATTGGGGTTTTTAATGGTGGTGGTAAAATGAGCGTAGATGGTAATGTTAAGAGATTGCATCAAGATCAGACTTTTAAAGATTTTAATGAGAAACTAAGGAGTTTGGTGGGTTTTCTTGATGGGGTTGAAGTGGAGATTGGTAATTTGAAGAAGGGTGTTAGGCAAGGTATTGAGTGTAATCAAATTACTGTGGATGATTTGCACAGTTTTGGGAAGAGTTTGGAATCTATGAATTTTTGTGCTGTCAATGCTAGAAAGGTTATAGAAGGTTGTATTGAAAGTTTGTCAATTGAGAGCCAAGAAATGGAAAGAAGAGTTGGTCAAAAGTCGAGTAAGAGGAAAAAGGAGCCGGGCAAATATGGCTTCGACTTCTCTCAGATTGCTGCAGGTTTGTTTCACACAAAGTCGGATTTGAAGTCtagtaaaatgaaagaaaatgatgaGAGTGAGTTGATCGACACAAAGATGAATGTGTCTAAGGAAGGGAATATCTTGAGTTCTGATACTAAAGAAAGGCGTTTAAATTTTGATATGAATCTAGACGGCGTTAGACAAGACAGAGTGGGTGAGACATTTGGGAAGGCCAGCAGAACGAATGGAGTTTCTGATGGAAATATCAACTTCCCCGAGATGGATGGTAACACTGTTAAATCAGTTTTCAACAGAGAGGAATATAGTTATCAGACAAGAAGAGTACAATTTATGAGGAACCAACAGGTATCTCATAGAATGAGTAATATTAGTGAATTTGAATCTTGGGCATCTGATGATGGTTTAGTTGATTCTATGGATTTTAGTGTCACTGAAGCATCTTCATTACATGAAAAGGAGGTGGAGAACTTGGAAGGAATAAGTAGCCATTTTGgtggaaaagaaaatgatgaagagaCTTACAAGCATTTTCTTGGAGATGAGATGAGAAATTATGAAAAGGAACCGTCCATGGTTAGAGATGAGGCCTCAAATGAATTTGAATTTAGTCCCTCTCCATCTTCAGCAGGTTCCATTGATTTGCAATTTAATAAGTACCTTACTGAGGCTAATTTTCTAGTAAAAGAAGCAAAGGACTGTTTAAGGAGGCAAGCCGGTGACAAGCATGCTGAGAACGCCTTTTACGAGTCTGCCATATTGCTCTCAAAAGCTATAGGTATCCGGCCCATGAGTTTATTGGCTGTGGGACAGTTGGGAAACACTTACCTTCTTCATGGAGAACTTAAGTTAAGGATCAGTCGCGATTTGAGAGCTTTACTATCTGATGCTGTACCAGTGAATAAAAGGCCTAAAATACGTGATGGACTAGATGATAAGGTTCCAAGGGAAGATAAAATTACATCTTATCTTGTAAATGTCTGTGAAGAGTGTGAAGATCTACTTATTAACGCAGGAAGGCAGTATAGGTTGGCCTTGTCGATTGATGGGAATGATGTGAGAGCCTTGTATAATTGGGGGATAGCTCTCTCATTGCGTGGGCAGTTGATTGCAGACATCGGACCTGTAAGCATCTTCCTTGAGATTACTAGGTTTACTttcattaattttctttcttctggTGGTTTGAACTGAAAGTTGTGAACTGCGATTAATATCTCATATTATGGACCAATTTCAAATAGCATTGCTTGAGTTTTCTTATCTCTCTAAAGCTACTAGATTGTTTGGAAACTTCTTCTACCCTTTCGCAGTTACAGTTGTTCTGTCTAATTCCAGGGTGCTGCCCGTGATGCCGACAAAGTTTTCTTGGCTGCAATTGATAAGTTTGATGCAATGATGTCCAGAGGCAATGTTTATGCACCTGATGGTATGAGAAATAGTAACTATTCTTCTGTACTGTGATTTAATGTCTTTTATGTGTACTAATCCATGGATGTCTTTCTTATATTTCTTTATATATTATTGAGGAAAGTATGAAGAAGTAGTTTACCATAACTGTTGAGAATTCTGGGCTATGATCATTCCAGCAGTAACCATTTTTTAAACTCTTTTATTCGTTTTCCCTCTTTTGCGGTGGAGCTGCAAGTAATAAAGGAGCTTTCCCTCCCACTTCTTTTGTCATAAGTTCCTAACGTTTTGACTATTAACTAATGAAAGGAGCAAGCTGGTGTCATCTCGAGGCCAGCTGATAATGCCCATTTGATTGATCAGCAACCATTGCATGATCTTTTCAATCTTCCTTTCTAGCCCCCTTCTGCTTTGCTAGAAGAAGAACTTGTAAAACTGATGTGTTATCTTTGGTGAACTTGAAGTAGGAGAATAAAAAATGAACTAGGAAGAATGCGTGGAAAGCAAATATCCCCTATCCCCCCCTCCCCCTTCCTCGCATTCATGCCGCTCACTGTTTTATGGTAAAAAGTATTGAGCTGGTCATTCTATAGCTGGGCTTTAATGGATGAGTAGCATCAGCATCATTTATATGGAGTTAATTTCgcaaataaggaaaataaaagaattCTATTTTGAATTACTCAACATGTGGGCTTAAGACAAATTTTCTTCGTACAGCTCTTTTCAGATGGGCCACAGCATTGCAACACAGATCTCGCCTACGGCCTAGAACAAGTAGAGAGAAGGTGAAGTTATTGCAACAGGCACAAAGGCTATATAAAGATGCCCTTCATATGGACTCCGATAACCTTCAAGCACAAAAGGCCTTGTCGTCCTGCATATCTGAGCTCAAGTACTGGTATAGATAGTCATACAATGCATTttacttttccttctttttcaccATTTGATAATATTAAGCCCGCATAAACAAAGCTTACATATTTATCATCACCGTGTTGGTTGAGATAATAAGCAGGGAGCTAATTCTTTTCCTCAAATGTTGTTGCTTACTAAATACAAATTTCTCATTCATCTGtcaaataatagataaaatccGAAGGAAGTTCAAGCTATCTTAGTCAATTCTACGTTGTTTTACTCCAATTTTATCGAAAGTTGGAAAAGAAAACTTTGCATATTCTGctaatcattttaatttttcatatatctGCTGGCCACAACTACAAACTTCAATTTTGAGGTAGTAGTGCCATTAGCAGCTATGTTTACACAGTTTTGTGGCAATTCTTTTGCATAATTGTGTTCACTTGTCTTTTATTTCAGCATTCATCACTAACATAGTTACCGGTATCACTACAGGTTGATGACTAAAAGTAACTGGTACTTGCTAAGTTGGAAATCAAAACTAACTCATTTTTACATATTGTCAAGGAATAAAATCTGATTGGGAACTtgtattttattatggatttccTTGATTAAAGCCAACCAAcatgacacacacacacacacagagacaGAGAGTCCTGAAAACATGTTATTTGGTCACTTGCTGGTTTTTGATCATCAAGCTGGCATTAAGCACTTGTATTGTATGACTCATCTTCCAAAACTCAATGTAACTGAAACTGGAATTATATCTGGTGACTTGACATCATTCATAACATGCTAAAGATGGTTATTTTTTTAGTCtttcatcattttttaaaatttattgtgGCTGTATCCGAGCCAGTTGAATATACCAGTTAACTCGGTCTACCAAAACATAGGTGAATTGGAAACAAATCACTGGCGTCTTCTAATCTGGGATTTGAACTCTGACCTTTCGTGATTTTCACCAATGGCAATTGATAGACCACACCCTATGTTGTTGGaggattgttttttttttgtttgtttttttttctatttcgtTTTGCTGGTGATGTTATTTTGGCCAATTCATCATCCTTAACTAGGAAGTGTGATATTTTTAATGCAACACAATTAAACTACTCTAATTAGTAAGTTATCAAGTTCTTTAGGTTACTTAAAAGAAATTTCCTTTTGGGTGGTTTTGGCATTAAGAAATTGTAATAAGAAAATTCTTCTTATCGTTCATTTATTTTGATAAGTTTGATATAATATTTAGCTCTAAGAAACTGTTGTGACAGAAAATTCTCTCATGATCAAAATAGCTGTGTAATTTCATAGCAATATACTCCAGAAAAAGACCTTCATTGATCTCGCCATTCTCAGAATATAATTTATCTGCCGGAAAAAACTGCGAGCTTCTAGATAATTGATTGAAAAGTTATAGTCCACACAATTttcgatttttttcttttagtacaGATTTTTTCCTAAAGAGGAAAGAGATAAATAATACTTGATAGTTTGTTCAAACAAAAATGGTTTTCAATCACCACCGATAAGCCTTCTGTTCATTAAGGCAAAAGTTATGCAAACATAGTCccattttaccaaaaaaaaaaataatgtaagcAAAAGTTACGCAAACATAGTcccattttacaaaaaaaaaaataacgtaAGCAGAATTTATGCAAAACATAGTCCccagttttttaaaaataaaaaataaaaataaaaatcaacatgaTAAATATAACATCAAGGGCTCGTTTGGTATGAAGGATAAGGGATAACTAGTCTCGAGATTAATTTTAGAATGAGAATCCCATGTTTGGTTAGGATAAAATCACGGGTAATATATCTCAGGATTAGTTATTCTAGaattatagtgttatttttatccaCATTAAGGGTGGATAACAATCCTAGGATAATTTGTTCCCCAACCAAACGAGCCCAAAGTGTTTATTATTGCTTTGATGTATTCTCCCTTTCTGGTTTACGCCTCACATTAGCGATACTCCTGAAGACTTCCAGAATTCCCTGAAATGTTACAACTCCGATCATATTATGATCTTCATCCATGACCCAAATGGAGTTAGCACGATGTGCAAGAGCTTGAAACATCACAGCCACCAATGAACTCCATGGATAACAAGTAATTGCCTCGGATCTTCTTGCTGACGAATATCGTCCTAGCACAGTAGCTTTGCTTGAGCCTAATTCATCATCTGATGAACAACTCGAAGCAGAacatgatgatgaagaagacagCGAAAATTCTTCATCTAATAGCTCCACCATTGCTCCTAGTTTCTTATCTTGTAGCCTCGTCTTGATCAACTCGATCAAGTCCTCTGGAGGACCACCGTAGTCAATGTAAGTCATGAGATCACCAGCTGAAAGTGTCGCGATTGCTGCTGCAACGGTCTCATCACAGTAGGCCAGGGTGAAGGGAGAGATTTCACCAATCAATCGGTTTTCTTCATCAACAACTGCAACTGAGCTCTGCTCAATATATGCTCGGGCAATGTCGTCCAAGGAAGAGATAGCAGGGTCATGGTAGCTAACAGTCATCATGTCGTGATTTATGATGTTGAGTGATTCAATTGAAAAAGTGGGCATAGGAGAGAAGACTCCAATGGAGTTCAGAAGAAACCGGACAATATCTTCCTGCGTTAGCCAGCAGTATTCAACTCCGTTATGATATGATGCGGGACTCAGATAGGACGCTTTACTCAAAAGTTTTTTTCTCGAAGGGGTGCTCTTGTAGTTTTGAATTGGTATAACCAGATTCTGTGCACCTTCAAGAACGTAATCTATTGCTTCCAGCAAGCTgaacaacaaaagaaagaaaatacacaTGAGAAGTTTGCCAATAATACCGCACAATCAATCATCAAGCAGATCATAATAAGTATGCTCAGCGCACCCAAGATTATTCGAATTACATTTatagagaaaatacccaattaccccccaCCCCGAACTATACCAAAAGGGTTATgccacacctcaacttaaagggatcctattacccttgaactaattaaaagtagaATTTTCACCCCCTTAATGCCTATGTGGCACGTAGGTGGCAGACacatgtgcctacgtggacacttcagaTAGCTCTTTTGGTATAGTTCGGGGGTAATTGGATATTATCTCACATTTATACATCTCACTTTGATCCATTATCATAGCTTCTTGTGTTCCCAATAATTCAATAACCGGTACCAGCAAACACAAAATAAATGAGATtcaatctcaattctcaaacCAATTGAGGCCAGCCAAATAGCCAATATcatcaagaacaaaaattaaCCATAATAAATAAATGTCTAGCTAATCATTCAATTGAATGAGCTCTAAATGTGCCAAAGGCTGTTCACATAAACGAAAGAGTTAAATCAAGAAAGGGCAAAAAGGTAGGTGAAAAAGTAGATCTGGAGTTAGAATAAATAAAACCATTATAGACAAAGCTAACTAATAAAAAAAGTTAGGATCTTGAGAGCTAAAAAGGGTCTTTTTTCCTTTTCCGCATATTCGTATCCCACACATTATCTTTAATATTTATTCATTATACACAAATTCAtttatgcgaattcaatcaaagaatcCATATGAGCCAATTAACAACCTGAATAacgtaataataataaaaataatagtaattgaATTATTACCTGGAATTGGGATCCAAATGCCTAACTATGGAATTGCCTTCAGGCAAAATGAAGGAAACAGGAGTTTGAAGAGCCTTAGAAGGATTAACCAAATTCTCTTCCTTAGAGAGAAATAGAATCACATCCACCATACAGATCTTCCCAATACAGATGCACGCGGAATCTTCTTCTAGAACCTTCCTTGAATGGTCACAGCTCCAAACGCTTACATGAGTCTCGCCGGACTTTTTCAACGCCGTCAACGCCTCGGATAGGGTGGCTCCCGCCGGAATTGGCTTCAACGCCGGCTTACCTAAGCACAGGTCAGATACCTCCCGATTCAGAAAACTTACTGCCATGCAAATGCGAATATTCGACGGAAGATGCTTTCAAATAGAAAGAGACGTCGATCGGAAAATATTTTCCGGGAAAATAGGACCAAAGACgggtggttgtggtggtggtaAAATGTGAATGTAAGGTTACAGACGAAGAGGAGAGTGGTGTATTTATAGGTGGTGACTACTTGCAATAGCCGGTAAGCGGTGAACTATTCTccactcatttttattttctttcttaattacttatactacttttatttattaccttattttagaaagaaaaaaaaagagaggctAATTTGACttcatttaagaaaataaaaaagtgattctttgaaattaaaatattactccTCTGTCCCAAATTAAGATgacatattaattaaaaaaataattaataatatatctaATTTATTATAgtacccttattaaatgatgtttacattttaatttgaaaaaaaaaagtaattaatacaaagggtaaaacatgaaaaaaaaatttgtctcttctttattaatgaaaaaagacaagtaaaatgagaaatcaaattagaaaatttgggacagaGAGTactaaaaaagaagaaattatttttttaaaatggataaaaaaagaaaagtagatcattttctttttaaaatgaagagtatattatttctatttttagcACGGAGAGATAAAAAAAGTATTGGGGAGAGATGATTAGATAAGAAATGATGTAATCTCAACTTATTCAGAACTtatattaggatagaaggttagtagaTTGTggtgtattattttgttatccTTTCATGTCAGTAGTTGTAGTATTGATACGATAGTTTCTTGTCCTTCCATTTTTATTGCATGTAtttcaactatcatattatattttattataattagtgTCAATttattaattgttatttttattactatttattatttcttacacttaattattttttaaaacattatttttttaagtcaaaaatttaGCTACtctaaaacaaaattaaaatttatatgcactttattttccttaaatct comes from Capsicum annuum cultivar UCD-10X-F1 chromosome 2, UCD10Xv1.1, whole genome shotgun sequence and encodes:
- the LOC107859393 gene encoding uncharacterized protein LOC107859393 translates to MNTLITKRFNIQIFPQFSPQNFLFHFPPLSKKTPHHIHPFPRKSPFTSKTLTLCSVTAYESLSCGGWDDPSFIGDPINPGESNQLSSFLNKLGINDKKFVFVYLLGFVCALAISRVKVSSIIAIPGCVIVFAVGFFIGVFNGGGKMSVDGNVKRLHQDQTFKDFNEKLRSLVGFLDGVEVEIGNLKKGVRQGIECNQITVDDLHSFGKSLESMNFCAVNARKVIEGCIESLSIESQEMERRVGQKSSKRKKEPGKYGFDFSQIAAGLFHTKSDLKSSKMKENDESELIDTKMNVSKEGNILSSDTKERRLNFDMNLDGVRQDRVGETFGKASRTNGVSDGNINFPEMDGNTVKSVFNREEYSYQTRRVQFMRNQQVSHRMSNISEFESWASDDGLVDSMDFSVTEASSLHEKEVENLEGISSHFGGKENDEETYKHFLGDEMRNYEKEPSMVRDEASNEFEFSPSPSSAGSIDLQFNKYLTEANFLVKEAKDCLRRQAGDKHAENAFYESAILLSKAIGIRPMSLLAVGQLGNTYLLHGELKLRISRDLRALLSDAVPVNKRPKIRDGLDDKVPREDKITSYLVNVCEECEDLLINAGRQYRLALSIDGNDVRALYNWGIALSLRGQLIADIGPGAARDADKVFLAAIDKFDAMMSRGNVYAPDALFRWATALQHRSRLRPRTSREKVKLLQQAQRLYKDALHMDSDNLQAQKALSSCISELKYWYR
- the LOC107859394 gene encoding CBS domain-containing protein CBSX5 — translated: MAVSFLNREVSDLCLGKPALKPIPAGATLSEALTALKKSGETHVSVWSCDHSRKVLEEDSACICIGKICMVDVILFLSKEENLVNPSKALQTPVSFILPEGNSIVRHLDPNSSLLEAIDYVLEGAQNLVIPIQNYKSTPSRKKLLSKASYLSPASYHNGVEYCWLTQEDIVRFLLNSIGVFSPMPTFSIESLNIINHDMMTVSYHDPAISSLDDIARAYIEQSSVAVVDEENRLIGEISPFTLAYCDETVAAAIATLSAGDLMTYIDYGGPPEDLIELIKTRLQDKKLGAMVELLDEEFSLSSSSSCSASSCSSDDELGSSKATVLGRYSSARRSEAITCYPWSSLVAVMFQALAHRANSIWVMDEDHNMIGVVTFQGILEVFRSIANVRRKPERENTSKQ